In the genome of Xenopus laevis strain J_2021 chromosome 1S, Xenopus_laevis_v10.1, whole genome shotgun sequence, one region contains:
- the LOC121399469 gene encoding uncharacterized protein LOC121399469 isoform X1, whose product MVAISPFLNRTWSFVTYRLTMPKCIVSDCLHKTGQKEKYPHVILHPFPGNLEIIKKWLLQIGDDYVDIDALAVKILEGKKYDNYRICSMHFDENQYIYKTHCKSLQKDAVPTLFTKIPSLFRIQSITGPPPCKKRRVDDPGEGPSAATIVRIVSHSRTVSTQTEPEYFLKSTAVNTDHTFFMESKYTQCEPPIQKKDMQIQTGDDSVPAEKWIIEKDHFYPVCFSTPTKATIFYNPLCQSENEIFQEISPVYENQLLEDTLETTYPTIEDLKDTTFNPQDCTSLEMSDVMDSSVNEVVPVSDSDFVRERKFIVFETQLDLLLKLIPCQFNDGQMCPAPISKIHKTVEGSMVTVNLTCRKLHNSLIWKSQPTISNMPVGNILMSSSILLSGSSFQKVKEMFDLFGIAAISKTTFYKNQNHILFPAIDNYWKKEQQNIFTEIGDEAVVVAGDGQFDSPGHSAKYCIYSFMDILSDKIVDFKCVQVEPGKTSSSLEVEAFTDCMENLLTNKVQVKIVATDRHSSVKRVMSKKYSKIEHQFDIWHLCKSVSKKLKATSKLRNCKDLVPWITSIQNHLWWCAQTCMQNADLLIEKWQSVMFHVADVHKFPSFKKYKKCMHGRISQEQRNGTNWIMPSHPAHSALQKIVNDKALLADLRQVTKFCHTGQLEVYHSKCLKYRSKRYSYRMNSMYARTTLAALSNNRNVGRSQATVTCPEKTTLTTGEKRYKLVFPKQKKDWVAKPIYKACVDDHLFEITNDCLKIQSGALIHSWTSRATHVPKNIASKERPDRETLIQRHLSRFK is encoded by the exons ATGGTTGCcatatcgccttttctgaacaggacgtggagtttcg taaCATATCGTCTCACCATGCCAAAATGCATAGTGTCTGACTGTCTGCACAAAACgggacaaaaagaaaaatatccccATGTCATTCTTCATCCTTTCCCTGGAAATCTTGAAATTATCAAAAAATGGTTATTGCAGATTGGCGACGATTATGTTGACATTGATGCACTTGCTGTCAAAATTTTAGAAGGCAAAAAATATGATAATTACCGGATTTGCTCTATGCACTTTGATGAGAACCAATATATTTACAAAACTCACTGTAAATCTCTTCAAAAGGATGCTGTTCCAACACTCTTCACAAAAATACCATCCTTATTTAGGATTCAAAGCATAACAGGACCACCTCCATGCAAAAAAAGAAGAGTAGACGACCCAGGTGAAGGACCATCAGCTGCTACTATTGTCCGTATAGTATCACATTCAAGGACTGTTTCAACTCAGACAGAACCGGAATATTTTCTAAAAAGTACTGCGGTTAACACCGATCATACCTTCTTCATGGAATCCAAATACACCCAATGCGAACCACCAATCCAGAAGAAGGATATGCAAATCCAAACTGGAGACGATTCTGTTCCAGCTGAAAAGTGGATTATTGAAAAGGATCATTTCTATCCAGTTTGCTTTTCAACACCAACCAAAGCAACCATCTTTTATAATCCACTTTGTCAatcagaaaatgaaatatttcaaGAAATTTCACCAGTTTATGAAAATCAACTATTGGAAGACACACTGGAGACAACATATCCAACTATTGAAGATCTGAAAGACACCACCTTTAACCCACAAGATTGCACATCTTTGGAGATGTCGGACGTAATGGATTCTTCAGTCAATGAGGTTGTGCctgtttcagattcagattttgtGCGAGAGAGAAAATTTATCGTTTTTGAAACACAGTTAGATTTGTTACTTAAACTAATACCATGTCAGTTTAATGATGGCCAAATGTGTCCGGCCCCAATTTCCAAAATACACAAAACTGTAGAAGGATCGATGGTCACTGTAAATTTAACTTGTCGAAAGCTCCACAATTCACTTATCTGGAAATCACAACCAACCATATCAAATATGCCTGTTGGCAATATTCTAATGTCCTCTTCTATTCTTTTAAGTGGCTCCTCATTTCAGAAAGTAAAGGAAATGTTTGATCTTTTTGGTATAGCTGCCATTTCGAAAACCACATTTTACAAAAATCAAAACCACATTCTGTTCCCTGCAATTGATAATTACTGGAAAAAGGAACAGCAGAATATATTTACAGAGATCGGTGATGAGGCAGTTGTAGTTGCTGGGGATGGGCAATTCGATAGCCCAGGACATTCTGCTAAATATTGCATATATTCATTCATGGATATTCTTTCTGATAAAATTGTTGATTTCAAATGCGTTCAAGTTGAACCTGGAAAAACATCATCATCACTAGAAGTGGAGGCTTTTACAGATTGTATGGAAAATCTTTTAACAAACAAGGTCCAAGTTAAAATAGTGGCAACAGATAGGCACAGTTCTGTTAAAAGGGTAATGTCCAAAAAGTACTCAAAAATTGAACATCAGTTTGATATTTGGCACCTATGTAAAAGTGTATCAAAGAAGTTGAAAGCAACAAGTAAGCTGAGAAATTGCAAAGACCTAGTTCCATGGATAACATCTATTCAAAATCATCTATGGTGGTGTGCACAGACCTGTATGCAAAATGCAGATTTGCTAATTGAAAAATGGCAATCTGTGATGTTTCATGTAGCAGATGTACACAAAttcccaagttttaaaaaatacaaaaaatgcatgCATGGGAGGATCTCACAGGAACAGCGAAATGGAACAAACTGGATTATGCCAAGCCATCCTGCTCATAGTGCACTTCAAAAAATTGTGAATGACAAAGCACTTCTTGCTGATTTACGTCAAGTTACAAAGTTTTGTCATACGGGACAATTAGAAGTTTATCACAGCAAATGTTTAAAATACCGTTCAAAGAGATACTCATACAGAATGAATTCAATGTATGCTCGAACCACTTTGGCGGCCCTTTCAAACAACCGCAATGTAGGCAGAAGCCAAGCAACAGTGACCTGCCCGGaaaaaacaacattaacaactgGTGAAAAAAGATACAAACTTGTATTCCCAAAGCAAAAAAAGGATTGGGTGGCTAAGCCGATTTACAAGGCCTGTGTAGATGACCATCTATTTGAGATAACCAATGACTGTTTGAAGATTCAAAGTGGTGCACTGATTCACAGTTGGACATCTCGGGCTACACATGTTCCAAAGAACATTGCATCTAAAGAACGCCCAGACAGAGAGACACTAATACAAAGACACTTATCCAGATTTAAGTAA
- the LOC121399469 gene encoding uncharacterized protein LOC121399469 isoform X2, which yields MPKCIVSDCLHKTGQKEKYPHVILHPFPGNLEIIKKWLLQIGDDYVDIDALAVKILEGKKYDNYRICSMHFDENQYIYKTHCKSLQKDAVPTLFTKIPSLFRIQSITGPPPCKKRRVDDPGEGPSAATIVRIVSHSRTVSTQTEPEYFLKSTAVNTDHTFFMESKYTQCEPPIQKKDMQIQTGDDSVPAEKWIIEKDHFYPVCFSTPTKATIFYNPLCQSENEIFQEISPVYENQLLEDTLETTYPTIEDLKDTTFNPQDCTSLEMSDVMDSSVNEVVPVSDSDFVRERKFIVFETQLDLLLKLIPCQFNDGQMCPAPISKIHKTVEGSMVTVNLTCRKLHNSLIWKSQPTISNMPVGNILMSSSILLSGSSFQKVKEMFDLFGIAAISKTTFYKNQNHILFPAIDNYWKKEQQNIFTEIGDEAVVVAGDGQFDSPGHSAKYCIYSFMDILSDKIVDFKCVQVEPGKTSSSLEVEAFTDCMENLLTNKVQVKIVATDRHSSVKRVMSKKYSKIEHQFDIWHLCKSVSKKLKATSKLRNCKDLVPWITSIQNHLWWCAQTCMQNADLLIEKWQSVMFHVADVHKFPSFKKYKKCMHGRISQEQRNGTNWIMPSHPAHSALQKIVNDKALLADLRQVTKFCHTGQLEVYHSKCLKYRSKRYSYRMNSMYARTTLAALSNNRNVGRSQATVTCPEKTTLTTGEKRYKLVFPKQKKDWVAKPIYKACVDDHLFEITNDCLKIQSGALIHSWTSRATHVPKNIASKERPDRETLIQRHLSRFK from the coding sequence ATGCCAAAATGCATAGTGTCTGACTGTCTGCACAAAACgggacaaaaagaaaaatatccccATGTCATTCTTCATCCTTTCCCTGGAAATCTTGAAATTATCAAAAAATGGTTATTGCAGATTGGCGACGATTATGTTGACATTGATGCACTTGCTGTCAAAATTTTAGAAGGCAAAAAATATGATAATTACCGGATTTGCTCTATGCACTTTGATGAGAACCAATATATTTACAAAACTCACTGTAAATCTCTTCAAAAGGATGCTGTTCCAACACTCTTCACAAAAATACCATCCTTATTTAGGATTCAAAGCATAACAGGACCACCTCCATGCAAAAAAAGAAGAGTAGACGACCCAGGTGAAGGACCATCAGCTGCTACTATTGTCCGTATAGTATCACATTCAAGGACTGTTTCAACTCAGACAGAACCGGAATATTTTCTAAAAAGTACTGCGGTTAACACCGATCATACCTTCTTCATGGAATCCAAATACACCCAATGCGAACCACCAATCCAGAAGAAGGATATGCAAATCCAAACTGGAGACGATTCTGTTCCAGCTGAAAAGTGGATTATTGAAAAGGATCATTTCTATCCAGTTTGCTTTTCAACACCAACCAAAGCAACCATCTTTTATAATCCACTTTGTCAatcagaaaatgaaatatttcaaGAAATTTCACCAGTTTATGAAAATCAACTATTGGAAGACACACTGGAGACAACATATCCAACTATTGAAGATCTGAAAGACACCACCTTTAACCCACAAGATTGCACATCTTTGGAGATGTCGGACGTAATGGATTCTTCAGTCAATGAGGTTGTGCctgtttcagattcagattttgtGCGAGAGAGAAAATTTATCGTTTTTGAAACACAGTTAGATTTGTTACTTAAACTAATACCATGTCAGTTTAATGATGGCCAAATGTGTCCGGCCCCAATTTCCAAAATACACAAAACTGTAGAAGGATCGATGGTCACTGTAAATTTAACTTGTCGAAAGCTCCACAATTCACTTATCTGGAAATCACAACCAACCATATCAAATATGCCTGTTGGCAATATTCTAATGTCCTCTTCTATTCTTTTAAGTGGCTCCTCATTTCAGAAAGTAAAGGAAATGTTTGATCTTTTTGGTATAGCTGCCATTTCGAAAACCACATTTTACAAAAATCAAAACCACATTCTGTTCCCTGCAATTGATAATTACTGGAAAAAGGAACAGCAGAATATATTTACAGAGATCGGTGATGAGGCAGTTGTAGTTGCTGGGGATGGGCAATTCGATAGCCCAGGACATTCTGCTAAATATTGCATATATTCATTCATGGATATTCTTTCTGATAAAATTGTTGATTTCAAATGCGTTCAAGTTGAACCTGGAAAAACATCATCATCACTAGAAGTGGAGGCTTTTACAGATTGTATGGAAAATCTTTTAACAAACAAGGTCCAAGTTAAAATAGTGGCAACAGATAGGCACAGTTCTGTTAAAAGGGTAATGTCCAAAAAGTACTCAAAAATTGAACATCAGTTTGATATTTGGCACCTATGTAAAAGTGTATCAAAGAAGTTGAAAGCAACAAGTAAGCTGAGAAATTGCAAAGACCTAGTTCCATGGATAACATCTATTCAAAATCATCTATGGTGGTGTGCACAGACCTGTATGCAAAATGCAGATTTGCTAATTGAAAAATGGCAATCTGTGATGTTTCATGTAGCAGATGTACACAAAttcccaagttttaaaaaatacaaaaaatgcatgCATGGGAGGATCTCACAGGAACAGCGAAATGGAACAAACTGGATTATGCCAAGCCATCCTGCTCATAGTGCACTTCAAAAAATTGTGAATGACAAAGCACTTCTTGCTGATTTACGTCAAGTTACAAAGTTTTGTCATACGGGACAATTAGAAGTTTATCACAGCAAATGTTTAAAATACCGTTCAAAGAGATACTCATACAGAATGAATTCAATGTATGCTCGAACCACTTTGGCGGCCCTTTCAAACAACCGCAATGTAGGCAGAAGCCAAGCAACAGTGACCTGCCCGGaaaaaacaacattaacaactgGTGAAAAAAGATACAAACTTGTATTCCCAAAGCAAAAAAAGGATTGGGTGGCTAAGCCGATTTACAAGGCCTGTGTAGATGACCATCTATTTGAGATAACCAATGACTGTTTGAAGATTCAAAGTGGTGCACTGATTCACAGTTGGACATCTCGGGCTACACATGTTCCAAAGAACATTGCATCTAAAGAACGCCCAGACAGAGAGACACTAATACAAAGACACTTATCCAGATTTAAGTAA